The proteins below come from a single Methanothrix thermoacetophila PT genomic window:
- a CDS encoding DUF763 domain-containing protein has product MKDTPGIMAQTGTADLPLHDGRAPPWLFSRMRLLAGEIARVIIYEYGEQELLRRISDPFWFQAFSCVLGFDWHSSGTTTTTTGALRASLRPEDGVVVAGGKGATSLKTPVEIMRYGEIFSLSERKIEDLIRASRLSAKVDNALVQDGYRLYHHAFILTSNGEWAVVQQGMNERYARRYHWLSDKLYSMIEEPHAAICAQRLESRVMDLTSKESRENRQATLDLVRDGPSHIKKYTAQRSLEDFSPALRMPARHEILPVDIGRDGLRILQAAYELQPSTYEELVMLRGMGPKRVRALTLIAELIFGAPPSWRDPARYSFAHGGKDGYPYPVDRENYDRSIEHLREALQEAKLGDKEKYEAMKRLSGFVRHTR; this is encoded by the coding sequence ATGAAAGATACTCCAGGGATAATGGCTCAAACAGGAACCGCGGATCTCCCACTTCACGATGGCAGAGCGCCACCATGGCTCTTCAGTAGAATGCGACTTCTCGCAGGCGAGATAGCCAGGGTGATCATATACGAATATGGTGAGCAGGAGCTCCTCCGTAGGATCTCGGATCCATTCTGGTTCCAGGCGTTCTCCTGCGTCCTTGGATTCGACTGGCACTCATCGGGCACAACGACCACAACCACCGGAGCGCTGAGGGCGTCTCTCCGACCTGAGGATGGTGTGGTGGTTGCAGGAGGAAAGGGAGCGACATCTCTGAAAACCCCTGTGGAGATCATGCGCTACGGGGAGATCTTCTCGCTGTCGGAGAGGAAGATCGAGGATCTCATAAGGGCGAGCAGACTCTCTGCAAAGGTTGACAACGCCCTGGTGCAGGATGGCTACAGGCTCTACCACCATGCATTCATACTGACATCAAATGGGGAGTGGGCAGTGGTCCAGCAGGGGATGAACGAGAGATACGCGCGCAGGTACCACTGGCTCTCCGATAAGTTATACAGCATGATCGAGGAGCCGCACGCAGCGATATGCGCGCAGCGCCTCGAATCCAGGGTTATGGATCTCACATCAAAGGAGAGCAGGGAGAACAGGCAGGCCACGCTCGATCTCGTAAGGGATGGACCATCACACATCAAAAAATACACAGCACAGCGGAGCCTGGAGGATTTCTCGCCGGCGCTGAGAATGCCTGCCAGGCATGAGATTCTACCTGTGGATATCGGGAGAGATGGCCTCAGGATCCTGCAGGCAGCCTATGAGCTGCAGCCATCAACTTACGAAGAGCTTGTAATGCTCAGGGGCATGGGACCGAAGAGGGTACGCGCACTCACCCTGATAGCAGAGCTGATTTTCGGGGCACCGCCGAGCTGGAGGGATCCTGCCAGGTACAGCTTCGCCCACGGCGGGAAGGACGGATATCCGTATCCTGTAGACAGAGAGAACTACGATCGGAGCATAGAGCATCTCAGAGAGGCGCTCCAGGAGGCGAAGCTGGGCGATAAGGAGAAGTACGAGGCGATGAAGCGGCTGTCAGGATTCGTCAGACACACGCGGTGA
- a CDS encoding UbiA family prenyltransferase: MDVRAYLELLRPPLAPMDLALPAASALLSAYATTGSLPGAEPFLIATIGAYFAITSSYVFNDYVDVDVDRVAMPDRPLPSAKVSRRGAGIYALVLLMLAAAAATYLNPESLVMLIAATAIITVYSAWAKRRTPLSWMFVGLAYGMVPVGVWLAISPAGYLMPGPGFHPAALILGLMICITDWGFTNCDASRDVPGDRAKGIPTTPATYGIPLTSKLVAAFWTIGVILSLLLGILSGLGALYHATAILSGIWMLMQCADFVRNPTPSRGEMLFYQGANYRAVLFAALMLDVFLGVMI, from the coding sequence ATGGATGTGAGAGCGTACCTGGAGCTGCTCCGTCCGCCTCTGGCGCCCATGGATCTCGCGCTTCCTGCTGCATCAGCTCTCCTCTCCGCTTATGCGACCACAGGCTCGCTTCCAGGAGCGGAACCGTTTCTGATAGCCACGATCGGGGCGTATTTTGCGATAACCAGCTCATACGTCTTCAATGACTACGTGGACGTCGACGTTGACAGGGTGGCGATGCCTGACAGGCCCCTACCATCAGCCAAGGTCAGCAGGCGCGGTGCCGGCATTTACGCCCTCGTCCTTCTGATGCTCGCGGCAGCCGCGGCGACATACCTAAACCCTGAGAGCCTGGTGATGCTCATAGCTGCCACAGCGATCATAACCGTTTACTCTGCATGGGCGAAGCGGAGGACTCCGCTGAGCTGGATGTTCGTAGGGCTGGCATATGGCATGGTCCCTGTTGGCGTCTGGCTCGCCATATCGCCTGCTGGATACCTCATGCCCGGTCCCGGCTTTCATCCTGCAGCCCTGATCCTGGGTCTAATGATATGCATAACAGACTGGGGGTTCACGAACTGCGATGCATCCCGCGATGTCCCGGGAGACAGGGCAAAGGGCATACCCACAACCCCTGCCACTTACGGGATTCCACTCACATCGAAGCTGGTGGCAGCCTTCTGGACTATCGGTGTGATCCTGTCGCTGCTGCTCGGAATCTTATCAGGCCTCGGCGCTCTCTATCATGCGACTGCTATTCTCTCAGGCATATGGATGCTCATGCAGTGCGCGGATTTCGTCAGGAATCCAACACCATCGCGCGGCGAGATGCTCTTCTACCAGGGCGCAAACTACAGGGCAGTGCTCTTCGCAGCCCTGATGCTCGATGTGTTTCTTGGAGTGATGATCTGA
- a CDS encoding glucose-6-phosphate isomerase family protein has protein sequence MQTLEIGGRRWEPDIRRLSDMRELLCDTEWASSADDIDLYYMYRDLYLSRADQNTLIEHDLRYDITIIPPRMLGREYVKTAGHYHPKVPGTDVTYPEVYEVLEGEALYLLQNEDASSVVCIVASEGDKIVIPPGYGHITINRSNRRLKMSNFVCRSFSSIYGPYRDLRGGAYYYTKEGFVKNPRYRDPAPVRWLEAPDEALLRRFGLSRSREMYSSLKNPIGLEFLTRPQDHLSLFENILE, from the coding sequence TTGCAGACTCTTGAGATTGGAGGCAGGCGGTGGGAGCCTGATATCAGACGGTTGAGCGATATGCGCGAGCTTCTCTGCGATACAGAATGGGCATCATCCGCTGATGATATCGATCTCTACTACATGTACAGGGACCTCTACCTGAGCAGGGCTGACCAAAACACTCTTATCGAGCATGATCTTCGCTACGACATAACAATCATACCTCCCAGAATGCTCGGGAGGGAGTATGTGAAGACGGCTGGCCATTATCATCCAAAGGTCCCAGGCACGGATGTGACATATCCCGAGGTCTATGAGGTCCTTGAAGGAGAGGCGCTTTACCTCCTCCAGAATGAGGACGCGAGCTCTGTCGTGTGCATCGTAGCATCTGAGGGTGATAAGATCGTTATACCTCCAGGATATGGTCATATCACAATAAACCGCTCAAACAGGCGCCTGAAGATGTCGAACTTTGTATGCAGGAGCTTCTCCTCCATATACGGCCCATACAGAGATCTGCGCGGCGGAGCATACTACTACACAAAGGAAGGGTTCGTGAAGAACCCCAGGTACAGGGATCCCGCGCCCGTCAGGTGGCTGGAGGCACCAGATGAGGCTCTCCTGAGGAGATTTGGGCTCAGCCGCAGCAGGGAGATGTACTCCTCTCTCAAGAACCCCATCGGGCTGGAGTTTCTGACCAGACCACAGGATCACCTGAGCCTCTTCGAGAACATCCTGGAGTGA
- the moaA gene encoding GTP 3',8-cyclase MoaA, with translation MVLIDPYGRKVTGLRISVTSRCNLRCIYCHHEGEVTGGEISREMAVNVVNAASRLGIRSVKITGGEPLMRSDLEEMIAGFKEVAPGVEISITTNGVYLKDRAEGLAAAGLSRVNISLDSLDPDMYRRITGAGGGDLERVLDGIEAAQLSGLRPVKLNMVVLRENEREIPEMIEFSRKRGVILQLIELLGDGPKGDLERVERLLESEAEMVLTREMHRRRKYFLNGAVVEIVRPMDNTEFCAHCNRLRVTSDGRLKPCLLRNDNLLEIKSTDPDEIERLILEAVKRRAPFFDGNANAGR, from the coding sequence ATGGTCCTGATCGATCCATACGGACGTAAGGTCACAGGTCTGCGCATATCTGTCACATCCAGATGCAATCTGAGATGCATCTACTGCCATCACGAGGGAGAGGTGACGGGAGGGGAGATCTCCAGGGAGATGGCGGTGAATGTAGTAAACGCTGCATCACGTCTCGGAATAAGGAGCGTGAAGATAACAGGAGGAGAGCCGCTGATGCGCAGTGATCTCGAGGAGATGATAGCTGGCTTCAAGGAGGTCGCACCCGGGGTCGAGATCTCGATCACCACCAACGGCGTATACCTGAAAGATAGAGCTGAAGGGCTTGCTGCAGCCGGACTTTCGAGGGTCAACATAAGCCTGGACTCGCTGGATCCTGATATGTACAGGCGAATCACAGGCGCAGGAGGGGGCGACCTGGAGAGGGTCCTCGATGGGATAGAGGCAGCTCAGCTCTCCGGATTGAGACCTGTAAAGCTCAACATGGTGGTTCTGAGGGAGAACGAGCGCGAGATTCCGGAGATGATCGAGTTCTCCCGGAAAAGAGGAGTGATTCTGCAGCTCATCGAGCTCCTAGGGGATGGCCCAAAGGGTGATCTGGAGAGGGTGGAGAGGCTGCTTGAGTCGGAGGCAGAAATGGTCCTGACAAGAGAGATGCACAGGCGCAGGAAGTACTTTCTGAACGGCGCGGTTGTTGAGATCGTCAGGCCCATGGACAACACTGAGTTCTGCGCGCACTGCAATCGGCTCAGGGTGACCTCGGATGGAAGACTGAAGCCATGCCTCCTGAGAAACGACAACCTCCTGGAGATAAAATCGACGGATCCGGATGAGATCGAGAGGCTGATCCTGGAGGCTGTGAAGAGGAGGGCACCGTTTTTCGATGGAAACGCGAATGCCGGCCGCTGA
- a CDS encoding NAD(P)/FAD-dependent oxidoreductase produces the protein MYDVIVVGAGPAGLTAGMYCARGGMKTLILGNVYTSQQSMGGLYENYPGFPDGIQGIELSERMLSQAQKYGAEYRQEMVEKIVHLDDTFRIKTESWEYVCRALILATGASHRKLGVPGEEKYVTRGLSYCVYCDGALFRDRTTAVVGYGNGAARALLYLSNICSRVHLLCPRERLVAEAVYLDRLKGINNITQTFGVEVTRITGDEFVSGIEFVVGGTPRSLKVDGIFVEMGVSPNTKLAEDLGLELTEGGFVKVNRLTQETSMPGVFAAGDVTGGRMQVATAVGSGASAAISAMRYIR, from the coding sequence TTGTATGACGTCATCGTTGTGGGTGCCGGTCCGGCGGGTCTGACTGCCGGCATGTACTGCGCCAGAGGTGGCATGAAGACATTGATACTGGGAAATGTCTACACCTCACAGCAGTCAATGGGCGGACTTTACGAGAACTACCCTGGATTTCCGGATGGCATTCAGGGCATCGAGCTCTCGGAGCGGATGCTCTCTCAGGCGCAGAAGTACGGGGCAGAGTACAGGCAGGAGATGGTCGAGAAGATAGTCCACCTGGATGACACGTTCAGGATCAAGACCGAGAGCTGGGAGTACGTCTGCAGAGCCCTGATCCTTGCCACCGGTGCGAGCCACAGGAAGCTTGGAGTTCCGGGAGAGGAGAAGTATGTCACAAGAGGTCTATCATACTGCGTTTACTGCGATGGCGCCCTCTTCAGGGACAGAACGACGGCCGTTGTCGGCTATGGCAACGGCGCGGCCCGGGCGCTGCTGTACCTCTCGAACATATGCAGCAGGGTCCATCTTCTATGTCCGCGGGAGAGGCTTGTTGCCGAGGCTGTGTACCTCGATCGGCTGAAGGGCATCAATAACATAACACAGACCTTCGGCGTCGAGGTGACACGCATCACAGGAGATGAGTTCGTCAGCGGCATTGAGTTCGTGGTCGGGGGGACGCCTAGGTCTCTGAAGGTGGACGGCATATTCGTGGAGATGGGGGTCTCTCCAAACACAAAGCTCGCGGAGGATCTCGGGCTTGAGCTGACCGAAGGAGGATTCGTGAAGGTCAACCGCCTCACACAGGAGACATCGATGCCGGGCGTGTTTGCAGCAGGAGATGTCACGGGAGGAAGAATGCAGGTTGCAACCGCGGTCGGCTCGGGCGCATCAGCAGCTATAAGCGCAATGCGGTATATCAGGTAG
- a CDS encoding archaeosine biosynthesis radical SAM protein RaSEA, with the protein MKSARSPVAVWRGRDLFDGRVAESTTVILRTRGCRWNRCVMCGYAQEGVDASAEDIIAQFRSILDKVEGAELVKIYTSGSFLDPAEVPEAARLEILRSLRDMDVRRLVIESRPEYIDRLALEQILSFLDAEIGIGLESSSDLVRTYLINKGFTFFDFTGASDMIHSLGGRVKTYLLLKPPGLSEMEAIADAMRSARDAEPYSDIISLNLCNVQRNTPLERMWQRGGYRPPWLWSAVEVLREASLKIPVICDPVGAGARRGPHNCGTCDGYVAAAIRSFSLSQSRADLNVDCSCRSVWRKVLELEDLSFGVPLV; encoded by the coding sequence ATGAAGAGCGCTCGATCCCCTGTTGCAGTCTGGCGCGGCAGGGATCTTTTTGATGGAAGGGTTGCCGAATCCACTACAGTGATACTCAGGACCAGGGGCTGCAGATGGAACAGGTGTGTGATGTGCGGATATGCACAGGAGGGGGTCGATGCGAGCGCTGAGGATATCATCGCGCAGTTCAGATCGATACTCGATAAAGTCGAGGGCGCGGAGCTTGTCAAGATATATACCAGTGGCAGCTTCCTCGATCCTGCTGAGGTTCCTGAGGCAGCGCGCCTTGAGATACTGAGATCGCTGAGAGATATGGATGTTAGGAGGCTTGTCATAGAGTCCAGGCCGGAGTACATCGATCGCCTTGCGCTTGAGCAGATTCTCAGTTTCTTGGATGCGGAGATAGGCATCGGGCTGGAGAGCTCAAGCGATCTTGTGAGGACGTATCTGATTAACAAGGGGTTCACGTTCTTCGATTTCACAGGAGCCTCTGATATGATACACTCTCTCGGAGGCCGTGTTAAGACCTACCTTCTCCTCAAGCCCCCCGGGCTATCTGAGATGGAGGCGATCGCTGATGCAATGAGGTCTGCGAGAGACGCAGAGCCCTACTCGGATATCATATCACTGAACCTCTGTAACGTCCAGAGGAACACACCGCTTGAGAGGATGTGGCAGCGCGGCGGTTACAGACCCCCCTGGCTCTGGTCAGCGGTGGAGGTGCTCCGAGAGGCTTCGCTGAAAATTCCGGTGATATGCGACCCTGTGGGTGCGGGTGCGCGGAGGGGGCCGCACAACTGCGGCACATGTGATGGTTATGTTGCGGCTGCGATAAGATCTTTCTCACTGAGCCAGAGCCGGGCAGATCTCAATGTGGATTGCAGCTGCCGCTCAGTCTGGAGGAAGGTTCTGGAGCTCGAGGATCTCTCCTTCGGAGTTCCACTGGTTTGA
- the pyrH gene encoding UMP kinase, protein MIVVYSLGGSVLAAQDSAGLKRYAEALRTIARDNQVYVVVGGGALAREYIGKARDVGASEALCDSIGILATRMNAALLAAALDGSAPFRVPESYDDAIEASKTYRMVVMGGVSPGQTTDAVAALLAEYTRATLLVIATSVNGVYTSDPEKDPGAVKIPRMGAKDLSRMMSQIELKAGSKSPVDPLAAKIIERSHIPTVVVDGRNVANLIRAIDGTHDGTEIRS, encoded by the coding sequence ATGATCGTGGTATACTCTCTGGGCGGATCTGTTCTCGCAGCACAGGATTCCGCCGGCCTCAAAAGATATGCTGAAGCGTTAAGGACGATCGCAAGGGACAACCAGGTCTATGTGGTCGTCGGGGGAGGGGCCCTCGCGCGTGAGTACATAGGGAAGGCGCGCGACGTGGGCGCGAGCGAGGCCCTCTGCGATTCGATAGGGATACTGGCGACCAGAATGAACGCAGCTCTCCTGGCCGCGGCACTCGATGGGTCTGCGCCCTTCAGGGTGCCTGAATCTTATGATGATGCTATCGAAGCATCAAAAACATACAGGATGGTGGTCATGGGTGGGGTATCTCCGGGACAGACAACAGACGCGGTCGCAGCCCTCCTGGCGGAGTACACCCGTGCGACACTTCTGGTCATCGCCACATCCGTGAACGGCGTTTACACCTCAGACCCGGAGAAGGATCCGGGGGCTGTGAAGATCCCCAGGATGGGTGCAAAGGACCTCTCCAGGATGATGAGCCAGATCGAACTCAAAGCAGGCTCGAAATCCCCTGTGGATCCGCTTGCAGCCAAAATAATCGAGCGGAGTCACATCCCAACAGTCGTTGTTGATGGGAGGAATGTGGCCAATCTGATCAGGGCGATAGATGGCACACACGATGGCACCGAGATTCGCAGCTAG
- a CDS encoding CBS domain-containing protein: protein MELTPVQRDILTALINIHRREGRAVKGEEIAELIDRNPGTIRNQMQSLKALNLVEGVPGPKGGYKATGAAYEALCLDNSGDVVDVPIIKNGVQVEGASASEIIFNKVMQHDSCSGMVRITGNVRDFNIGDEIEIGPTPVNRLYIKGEVTGRDDTMSRLIFKVSEMISVPRIPVKKIARRAVRISPSSSIQDAARTMIHNGVSEALVDESSPGLVSLSDLVRAIAEGRTCVDVREIMTRGYLTIDSDDLIYEAIKIMGKTGAAQIVVTEGGVPWGLVNPLDIIRSLTPA from the coding sequence ATGGAGCTAACACCAGTTCAGAGGGATATACTAACCGCGTTGATCAACATACATCGACGTGAGGGAAGAGCTGTAAAGGGAGAAGAGATCGCAGAGCTGATCGACCGCAACCCTGGCACTATACGCAACCAGATGCAGTCGCTCAAGGCGCTGAATCTCGTGGAGGGGGTCCCGGGGCCAAAGGGCGGATACAAGGCGACTGGAGCTGCCTATGAGGCGCTGTGCCTTGACAACAGCGGCGATGTCGTTGATGTGCCGATAATCAAGAACGGCGTCCAGGTTGAGGGCGCCTCTGCGAGCGAGATCATATTCAACAAGGTCATGCAGCACGACAGCTGTAGCGGCATGGTTCGGATCACAGGGAATGTCAGAGATTTCAACATAGGAGATGAGATCGAGATAGGGCCAACTCCGGTGAACAGGCTCTACATAAAGGGAGAGGTCACCGGCAGGGACGATACGATGAGCAGGCTGATATTCAAGGTCAGTGAGATGATCTCGGTGCCGAGGATACCCGTGAAAAAGATCGCACGCCGCGCGGTCAGGATCAGCCCCTCCTCATCGATCCAGGACGCCGCCAGAACCATGATACATAACGGCGTGAGTGAGGCGCTCGTCGATGAAAGCTCGCCAGGACTTGTGAGCCTGTCGGATCTCGTGAGAGCGATTGCAGAGGGCCGCACATGTGTTGATGTCAGAGAGATCATGACCAGAGGATATCTGACGATTGACTCGGACGATCTGATATACGAGGCGATAAAGATCATGGGCAAGACAGGTGCAGCCCAGATTGTGGTCACCGAAGGTGGGGTGCCATGGGGTCTGGTCAACCCCCTGGACATAATCCGATCGCTGACTCCAGCATAG
- a CDS encoding radical SAM/SPASM domain-containing protein, producing MNYTLCDTPILKATASVDSGRIRVRADGLLSRLPAISSTLSMIDGNIPAFAGESLYISTWLPPVPSRAFDRFVRSQVLASLGRRTPDQITISVTEECPNRCKHCALPDTGEHLSLEPEDVQRIIDQALDLGSTLIIFDGGEPCMYRELPELVSYVDDRAVTTMFTSGAGFTDGLAKQLRDAGLQAVNVSLDSPLEEEHDAIRGRKGVYRDAMNAIKHALSAGLLVDLYVVLRHDNIMHLQSFHELARKMGVHELTFFEVVPTGRCAGSEDIMLDDSDLSALEMFVSNAPPPRIFSVPAALKRLGCFAGRSWMHVTPSGDVYPCACYPKSYGNGLRESLSRIWKRMSDFPYKGINRCPMRLKGPSKNLNR from the coding sequence TTGAACTACACGCTCTGCGACACTCCTATTTTAAAGGCGACGGCATCTGTCGATTCGGGGAGAATCCGGGTCAGGGCTGATGGTCTTCTCTCAAGGCTTCCTGCGATCTCATCTACCCTCTCGATGATAGATGGAAACATCCCTGCATTCGCTGGAGAGTCTTTGTACATATCCACATGGTTGCCACCTGTTCCGAGCAGGGCGTTCGATCGGTTTGTCAGGAGCCAGGTACTCGCATCCCTCGGCAGAAGAACCCCTGACCAGATCACGATATCCGTGACAGAGGAGTGTCCCAACAGATGCAAACACTGCGCGCTGCCGGATACTGGAGAACATCTCAGTCTTGAGCCTGAGGATGTCCAGAGGATCATAGATCAGGCGCTCGATCTCGGATCCACACTCATAATATTCGATGGCGGGGAGCCGTGTATGTACAGAGAGCTTCCAGAGCTTGTGAGCTACGTGGATGATCGGGCGGTGACCACCATGTTCACATCCGGCGCCGGATTCACAGATGGTCTGGCGAAGCAGCTCAGAGATGCGGGGCTCCAGGCGGTGAACGTGAGCCTGGACAGCCCCCTGGAGGAGGAGCATGACGCCATCCGTGGGCGTAAGGGTGTGTACAGAGATGCGATGAACGCTATAAAGCATGCGCTGAGCGCAGGGTTGCTGGTAGACCTGTACGTCGTGCTGAGGCATGATAACATAATGCATCTACAGAGCTTCCACGAGCTCGCGCGCAAAATGGGCGTGCATGAGCTCACGTTCTTCGAGGTCGTGCCGACAGGCAGGTGCGCCGGCTCAGAAGATATCATGCTGGATGATTCAGATCTCTCTGCGCTGGAGATGTTCGTCTCAAACGCACCCCCGCCGAGGATATTCTCCGTGCCTGCGGCGCTCAAACGCTTAGGATGCTTCGCGGGGAGAAGCTGGATGCATGTCACACCATCTGGCGACGTGTACCCGTGCGCATGCTACCCGAAGAGTTATGGAAACGGTCTCAGAGAATCGCTATCCAGAATCTGGAAAAGGATGTCAGATTTTCCTTATAAAGGAATTAACAGATGCCCTATGCGATTAAAAGGGCCATCCAAAAATCTAAATAGGTAA
- the hisI gene encoding phosphoribosyl-AMP cyclohydrolase, with product MMSMVEIPEGKLIPAIAQDWKTGEVLMLAYINSIALSKTLETGVAHYWSRSRGKLWRKGESSGNEQIVKEILVDCDEDAILLKVEQKGGACHTGYRSCFYRTLDGRIVGKRIFDPDEVYKR from the coding sequence ATGATGAGCATGGTTGAGATCCCGGAGGGCAAGCTGATTCCAGCAATAGCACAGGACTGGAAGACGGGAGAGGTGCTGATGCTGGCGTACATAAACAGCATCGCGCTTTCCAAGACACTCGAGACCGGAGTTGCGCACTACTGGTCAAGGTCGCGGGGGAAGCTGTGGCGTAAGGGGGAGTCCTCAGGAAACGAGCAGATTGTGAAAGAGATACTCGTCGACTGCGATGAGGACGCAATCCTTCTGAAGGTGGAGCAGAAAGGGGGTGCATGCCACACCGGATACAGATCCTGCTTCTACAGGACCCTGGACGGGAGGATAGTCGGGAAGAGGATCTTCGATCCGGATGAGGTCTACAAGCGGTGA
- a CDS encoding DUF2162 domain-containing protein: MDVAIALGVLTGLLIFALKASMGCGLAHLSCREIVLVASGYLLVATAMGFVIDRMSIDLMAEMIRAGVAMHTVLAICLVALGMLTLREWRRSGTDISRKTFWALSIPCPACMVATFLSCGVLADVIKISPARIGAAVGLMLFVTITSISLLLRRIRGGPDIIGRVMMLLGGFYILSIMLLPSYIQLQKTSLDCIAPEMHSELVPSYLILLLLISIGYVIRRKGVIV; encoded by the coding sequence TTGGATGTTGCAATCGCGCTCGGCGTTCTTACGGGGCTGCTGATATTCGCACTGAAGGCCAGCATGGGATGCGGGCTTGCGCATCTCAGCTGCAGAGAGATCGTACTGGTCGCATCAGGCTATCTCCTGGTGGCCACTGCAATGGGCTTTGTAATCGATCGAATGTCCATAGATCTGATGGCAGAGATGATCAGAGCAGGTGTGGCGATGCACACAGTTCTGGCAATCTGCCTTGTAGCCCTCGGAATGCTCACGCTGAGAGAATGGAGGCGCTCCGGTACGGACATCTCACGCAAGACCTTCTGGGCACTCTCGATCCCATGCCCTGCATGCATGGTGGCGACGTTTCTCTCGTGCGGCGTTCTTGCGGATGTCATCAAAATCTCACCTGCGAGAATCGGCGCAGCTGTGGGCCTCATGCTGTTCGTAACGATCACCTCGATCTCGCTGCTTCTGAGACGTATTCGAGGAGGGCCGGATATCATCGGGCGGGTGATGATGCTCCTGGGAGGGTTTTACATCCTCTCGATAATGCTCCTCCCATCATACATCCAGCTGCAGAAGACATCTCTGGACTGTATAGCACCTGAGATGCATTCCGAGCTCGTTCCATCTTATCTGATCTTGCTGTTATTGATATCCATAGGATACGTAATCAGGAGGAAAGGTGTGATTGTATGA
- a CDS encoding MotA/TolQ/ExbB proton channel family protein encodes MIYETTVSLLYIFSTSLLYPDMICLLVLFGWSLILVGSVIQEYTSRRRDVHELEEVTLRAASLASSGREKEAAEVLSGYRSPQLAGVLGEIAASLESNILRVRLEKILQDAELDMARRLEPLRIGMRVGPILGLMGTLIPMGPALVSLSRGDVQSMAASLIIAFATTVIGLVVGGICYCSLLIRNRWYHQDLSDLEYSAAILRRALDERPDGHS; translated from the coding sequence ATGATCTATGAGACCACTGTCAGCCTTCTCTACATCTTCTCCACATCTCTTCTCTACCCGGACATGATCTGCCTGCTTGTTCTGTTCGGCTGGTCGCTCATCCTGGTTGGATCCGTGATCCAGGAGTACACATCCAGGAGGAGAGACGTTCACGAGCTGGAGGAGGTGACGCTCAGGGCAGCATCCCTCGCATCCTCCGGGAGAGAGAAGGAGGCTGCAGAGGTCCTAAGTGGGTACAGATCCCCCCAGCTGGCTGGCGTTTTGGGGGAGATCGCCGCTTCTCTTGAGAGCAACATACTCCGCGTCAGGCTCGAGAAGATACTTCAGGATGCTGAGCTGGATATGGCCAGGAGGCTCGAGCCTCTGCGCATTGGCATGAGGGTGGGGCCGATACTGGGCCTGATGGGCACACTGATACCAATGGGCCCTGCGCTGGTGAGCCTCTCAAGGGGAGATGTGCAGTCGATGGCGGCGAGCCTTATAATAGCGTTTGCAACGACTGTTATAGGATTGGTTGTTGGTGGAATATGCTACTGCTCCCTTCTTATCAGAAACAGGTGGTACCATCAGGACCTGAGCGATTTGGAATATTCCGCGGCTATTCTCAGGAGGGCTCTGGATGAGAGGCCGGATGGGCATTCTTGA
- a CDS encoding DUF2149 domain-containing protein, whose amino-acid sequence MRGRMGILDEIDGDPMEGVANLFDIAMVFAVALLLALVTAYNISELLDPTSSVTVVKNPGDPDMQIIIKNMSSIQVLNMTEQVGGGQGTRIGTAYRLKSGQVIYVPEDERSSSPA is encoded by the coding sequence ATGAGAGGCCGGATGGGCATTCTTGATGAGATCGATGGGGACCCGATGGAGGGTGTCGCCAACCTCTTCGATATCGCGATGGTCTTCGCTGTGGCGCTTCTCCTCGCGCTTGTCACTGCTTACAACATCTCAGAGCTTCTGGATCCAACGTCCAGCGTCACCGTTGTGAAGAATCCCGGCGATCCAGATATGCAGATAATAATAAAGAATATGAGCAGCATCCAGGTCCTTAACATGACGGAGCAGGTCGGAGGAGGTCAGGGGACCAGGATAGGCACAGCCTACCGGCTCAAGAGCGGCCAGGTGATATACGTCCCAGAGGATGAGAGATCATCCTCTCCTGCATGA